The following DNA comes from Gammaproteobacteria bacterium.
CTGAGATCTTTGTGGTGGCACCGGATCGGGATCGTAGTGGTGCCAGTAACTCCCTGACCCTGGATTACCCATTGCGAGCCAGACAGATCAGTGAGGGTGTGATGTGCGTGGATGGTACGCCAACGGATTGTGTGCATCTTGCCATTACCGGTTTGCTGGATGATGAACCGGATATTGTTGTATCCGGTATTAATGCCGGGGCTAATTTGGGTGATGATGTGTTGTACTCAGGTACCGTGGCGGCTGCAACAGAAGGACGTTTTTTAGGTTTGCCAGCAATGGCTATCTCTCTGGTGACGGATGGTAACAAGACTCATTATGATACCGCCGGACGTGTGGCTCGGGATCTGTTGCAACGTTTGCTGGAACAACCTCTGCCAGTTGATACCATACTGAATGTGAATGTGCCTAATCGACCCTGGTCTGAGTTATCTGGTTTTAAGGTTACTCGTCTTGGCAATCGACATAAGGCGGAACCGGTGGTGCGTGAACATGATCCTCGTGGTAAACCGATTTATTGGGTCGGCCCACCCGGTAAAGAGGCCGATGCAGGCGCTGGAACTGATTTTCATGCAGTGAAAGAGGGTTTCGTCTCGATCACGCCTATTCATACCGATTTGACGCAACATGATGCTATTCATATCCTGAATACCTG
Coding sequences within:
- the surE gene encoding 5'/3'-nucleotidase SurE, translating into MKILISNDDGYQSEGIAILSKSLADMAEIFVVAPDRDRSGASNSLTLDYPLRARQISEGVMCVDGTPTDCVHLAITGLLDDEPDIVVSGINAGANLGDDVLYSGTVAAATEGRFLGLPAMAISLVTDGNKTHYDTAGRVARDLLQRLLEQPLPVDTILNVNVPNRPWSELSGFKVTRLGNRHKAEPVVREHDPRGKPIYWVGPPGKEADAGAGTDFHAVKEGFVSITPIHTDLTQHDAIHILNTWVER